The Thermodesulfovibrionales bacterium genome contains the following window.
TGACTGGCTCTGTGGATTCTGGGGTTCTGGGCTCTTTGCCTATGAGGGGGTCTTTGTCTATTATCTTGTGAAGCCAGCTGTCTTCTCCTATACCACCTTTAAGCCATAGCATGCCTGAGTCACGCTTTCCGTAGTCCTTCATGAGTTTTCTGAATGTCTCACTGGTGTCATCGTCTTTGTACACTTCCTGAGTATATGAACCAGCTTTGGTGTTTACTTTAAGGTTAAAGCTGTTTTTGAAAGTAAATAGTGCTTTCACTGTAGAAGGACCATATACTCCATCCTCTTCTATCAAGGTGTAATCCCTTATGCTCCTCTTTCTTGGGATTACCTGGTTTAGAAGCTCCTGAATAAAGTCAAATCTCCTCTCTCCATCATCTCTGACCCCTGGGTCTGTTATGCCCCTGTGAGTCTCTTCTCTGCTTGCATCATATACAAATACTGCCTCTCCCTCAAGCACCTCTCTTAATAGAGTGTTTGAGTTGTTCTTTATTATGTAGTCTCCATAGGCTAATACTTCCTCTCCTTCAAGGTCTACTGAAAACTTCAGTTTTATTACCTGCGGTGTTATATCTACTGGTGCTGATAGCTTGAATTCTACACTTCCATTTCTGAGCACAGGATTGGCAGAGATGCATTTCACACCTTCTCCAGGAGGTTCTATAACCTCACATTTAACTTCCCTTCCCTCAAGCCTCTTGCTCGCCCTCAGCCTCAGTAGCTTCTCTCCTAAGGCTGGATAGTAATGATTCCACCTCAGCCTTACATCAGGAAATTCAAGGTCCTCTGTCTCAATATAAAGCTCTGAAGGTCCAATCTGCAGTATAATCACCTCCCCTTTATTGTAATCAGCTATGTAAAGATAATTACCATCTTCACTGAGCGCCATGTCCACACCAGATGCCTCTGGCATTGTATAAAGTAATCTGTCATCTTTAAGGTCTCTATTTCTGTCCAATAAACCACCTGCCTTTGTCTTAGCGAATGAAATCGATTTTGAGCTTTTGAGTGGATTCACTTACATATTTATGGGCTCATTCATTCAATTTGCCCTGTCTGTAACCTTCGAGGTCAATGCCTACTGTGGTGTATCCAGCTAATTTAATACCTCTTATAACCTCATCTCTTTTTTCAAGCATATTGATGAATTCTCCTTGTGTTATTTCTATCATTGCCACTGGCCAGTAATCCCTTACCCTCACTACCTGAAAACCCAAGGCCTTTAAGACCCTTTCGGCCTGGCCTATTCTTTTAAGTCTCTCAGGTGTTATCCTTGTTCCGTAGGGAATCCTTGATGAAAGACAGGGTGATGAAGGTCTATTCCATGTAGAAAGGCCGAGTCCTCTGCTGAGGGTTCTTATCTCTTCCTTATAAAGCCCTGCCTCTATTAAAGGACTCCTTATACCGAGCATCTTAGCTGCTTCAAGTCCTGGCCTGTAATCAGAAAGATCATCCATTGTGCTACCATCAAGGATAAAATTATATCCATGCCTTTCCTTGATCTCCATCAGTTCTCTGAAGAGAGAGCTTTTGCAGTAAAAGCATCTCCTTCTGTCATTCTTAATGAATGCTTCATCTAAAAGCTCTCTGCCTTCAATCAGGATATGGTTTATCTGAAGTTCTTCTGCAAGCCTTCTGGCTATAAGGAGGTCTTCTTCAGGCATGGTATCAGATACAGAGGTAACAGCAATAAATCTTATCCCTGAAAGTTTTAAAGCCTTAAGAAGAAAGCTACTGTCCACTCCGCCTGAAAAGGCGAGGATAGCGCTCTCGATCTCTTTAAGGATATCGAGAAGATTTTTAAATTTCTTTATTAGATGGTCATCTTTAATGAAGCTGATATTTATCTCATCTTGCATCTTCTTAAATCTGGATTATCTCAAAATGCTCCTGATGGAATCTGCTATCTTCCTGCACAACAATCTTAATATTGAAAATGTTTTCAAGTTCCTCAACGCCCTGTCTTTCCTCATCAGTTAATAGCTCTGCCACAAGTGGATTAACCTTTACTATCAACTTTGTTGACATATAAGGTCTGATCTTCCTTATCTTTCTGAATACTTCATAACATACTGTCCGTGGTGTCTTCACATATCCCCTGCCGTCGCAATAAGGACAGGGTTCACAGAGTATGCGGGTAATGCTCTCCCTTACCCTTTTTCTGGTCATCTGAATAAGTCCGAGTTCGGAAATGTTCAGTATTGTACTCTTGACCCTGTCTTTTTTTAGCATCTCTACAAAGGCATTAAATACCTTCTGCCTGTTTTCAGGCTTTTCCATATCTATAAAATCAATGATTATTATTCCGCCGAGATTCCGCAATCTTATCTGATAGGCTATCTCTTTCACTGCTTCAAGATTAGTCTTGAGTACTGTTTCCTCAAGGGATTCCTTTCCAACGAACTTTCCTGTGTTTACATCTATAACTGTCATTGCCTCTGTCTGGTCAATAACAATATAACCGCCTGATTTGAGCCATACCTTTCTACCCATTGCCCTTGATATATCAACCTCAACACCAAAGGCATCAAAAAGCGGTTCCTGGCCGTCATAAAGCTCTATTTTGTCTTTAAGTTTTGGAAAATAGAGTGAGACAAAATCCATTACTCTGTTATAATCCTCTTCTGAATCTATGATCATCCTTTCTATGTTCTGTCCCATCATGTCCCTGACAGTTCTCAGCACAAGGTCAAGGTCACTGTAAAGGAGTAAGGGAGCTCCCTGGGAATCTCTCTTTTTGAGTATATTGTCCCAGAGCATTAGCAGGAACTCAAGGTCCCTTTTGAGTTCTTCCTCAGTGCATCCTTCGGAAGCTGTTCTAACAATTATTCCACCATTTTTTGGCTTAATTCTTTCTGCAATCTCTTTCAGTCTCGACCTCTCTGACTCATCAGTAATCCTTCTTGAAACACCAATATGATCAATAGTGGGCATAAAGACAACATACCTTCCAGGTATGGTGATGTGGGCTGTTACCCTCGCTCCTTTTGTGCCTATGGGATCCTTTGCAACCTGAACAAGCAATTCCTGGCCTTCCTGTATAAGTTCATCGATGGATGCCTTCTGGGGTTTTATGTAGATACCCTCCTGTGCATTTAGTTGGGTTGTGCCTTCTATGTGTCCCTGTGTAGCTTCATGATTCATAAGCTCACTGAACTGGGTGGATACTTCATCCATTATCACTATATCTCCAACATACAGAAAGGCTGCTCTTTCAAGTCCTATATCCACAAAGGCAGATTGCATCCCAGGTAATACCTTTACTATCCTTCCCTTATAAATATTACCAACGAGACTCGCACCTCTTCTTCTTTCAACATAAAATTCAACAATCTGACCTCCTTCAAGAAGGGCAACCCGTATCTCCTCCTTTGTAGAATTTATGAGTATCTCATTCTGCATTTTTATTCTAATATCATTTCATCAGGTCTTACAGGTATGTCATTTATAAATCCAAAAATTCCTGTTCTTATAATCTCAATATTGTAAAGGTCTTGCGTATTCATTCCTTTATCAAGAATGGTTTTTAATAATTCTAATATCTTTATCTTCCTCTGTTCACTTTCCACAAGAAAAAGTCTAAATCCATCGTCTAACAGATTGAATTCTTTGAGTTCATTGATTAGGGTTTTTTCAAGACCCTCCCTGAGTCTTAATCTCAATTCTGAAGAAGAGGTTTTCACAATATATTCATATCCCTTTATAAAAGAGCTTAAGGATGGTATCTTCATTGGAACAATAAAAAGTTTATTCACCTTTATTCCCTCAGGAAGAAGGCTGTTTATAATTGAGCAATGTTTAATTAGAGCAGAGCATTTTTTTGAGAAAGAATCTTTTTCTCTGCTTATTAGCTGCTCTGTTTTTCCGCTCTGCTCATCTAAATTAATTATACAGGAATCCACAATCATGTCAAAGTATTCTCTTAAGCCTTCCACACCCACTGGCAGTGCTGGACCAAAGGATATCTTTGGAGCTGGATGAAATCCCTCTGTATAAATAAGTGGTATTTTTGCTCTTCTCAAAGCCCTTTCAATAAGCCTGAGCATTTCTAAATGACTTAGGTACTTAAGCTCACCAGTTTTTGAAAACTCGGCACGTATCCTGAGCATGGAGGGTGAAGAAGAAATGCTGAAGTCTGGAGAATTGAGAGTGTAGCTTGGAATGTGAACAGTAGAGTAAGGAGTCTGAAGCGCTGAGAAAGATTTTTGCTTCAAGGTCTGACATCTGAATGCTGACTCTATACCGCAGGCAGAACAGAGCCTGTCACATCCTGGTGTCTTTTTTTCCTCTAGTGCCTTTTTATATTCTTTCAAAAGAAAGCTTTTTTCTATACCTGTATCTATCCTATCCCATGGAAACTCTTTTTCTGGTCCATAATGTGATGTTGCCACAGCTATACCATCTATTCCGGTAATATGCATTGCCTCAATCCATTTTGTAAAATCGAAGAATTCACTCCATGCCTCAAGACCTGCTCCGAGTCTCCAGACATTAAATATAAGCTCCCCGATCTTCTCGTCACCCCTTGATATAATAGCCTCAACAAGGCTCATCTCAGGATTGTGCTCCCTGTAATTAATACCCTTTTTCTTCAATCTTTCTTTCAGATAATTATTCCTTTCCTTCAGTTCATCAAGTCCGAGCTGGCCAAGCCACTGGAAGGGTGTATGCGGTTTAGGTATAAAAGGAGAAATGCTCACACTTATGTTTACAAACCTCCTTGTGAATCTCTTTGCGGTGCTAAGGGCTTTAAGGGACATTTTTATAATTCCCTCGAGATCTTCCATGGTTTCTTTTGGAAGTCCTATCATAAAGTAAAGTTTAAGGTTCAGCCATCCTTCTTCAAAGAGCTCTCTAAGTGCCCTTTCGTAATCCTCATCACTGAAATCTTTATTAATAACAGCCCTGAGTCTTTCTGTGCCTGCCTCTGGAGCAATTGTGAAGCCCGTCTTTCTCTCTGATTTTAATAACCTTAATATCTCTTTTCTCAAAGCACCAACCCTTAAGGATGGAAGGGAAAGGGCAACATGATTTCTACCAAATCTCCTGGTAAATTCCTGAAAAAGGATAAAAAGTTGACTGTAATCTCCGGCGCTCAGAGAGGTGAAAGACACCTCTTCGTAGCCTGTAAAGGAAAGACTTTTTTCAGCTATCTCGAGGATCCTCTCTACACTTCTTTCCCTTACAGGTCTGTAGATCATTCCTGCCTGACAGAACCTGCAACCTTTAGGACATCCTCTTGATATCTCAATATTTAGCCTGTCATGAACTGCCTGATGGGCTATTACCGGTCTTACAGGGTAGGGAGCATTGTTAAGGTCATCTATAAAAACCCTTCTTGCGGAAGAATTGATTCCAGGGACATAGAAACCTTCTATCTGAGAGATTGCTTTTAAGAGACTCTCTCTTTGCCCATCGCCATTTATTTTCCATTCCTTAAAAGTTGTCACGAGTTCTTTTATTGAGTGCTCTGCCTCTCCTATGAAAAGGGCATCAAAGAAGCGGTTATAGGGAGCAGGGTTTACAGTACAGGGTCCTCCAGCAATAACTATTGGAAGTCCTCTTCTTTCTTCTCTGAGCACCGGGATACCGCTGAGGTCTAGCATTCTAAGAACAGTGGTGATTGACAGCTCATACTGGAGGCTAAAACCAATTATATCAAACTCTTTAAGAGGTCTTTTGCTTTCGAGGCTTGAGAGCGGAATACCATTTTTCCTTAAATAATCCTCCATATCTGGCCATGGAGCAAATACCCGTTCTGCTGAGACTCCTTCAATCGAATTAAGAATGTCATAAAGAATCCTTAATCCAAGATGGGACATGCCTATTTCATAAACATCTGGGAAGGCAAGGGCTACTTTTATTTCTCCATACCTGTAAAGGCTGTTCCATTCCCTGTTTATGTACCTGCTGGGTTTTTGAAATCTGAGAAGGTTCATTTTTATAGAATAACATATCGAGGAATTTCCAGATTAGATTTATATATTGACGATTTCTATCATTATTTTGAATAGTCCTTTATGCGAGAATTAATTATAATAAGTAATTTTGCTTGTAGACTTCTCTGGATTAAAAAGAGTAAAACAGGTTTATGTTAAAATAAAAACTGTTCTGACCCTCAGGGAGCGTCAGGGGTTCTGGTGTCCCCCCTGGACTTCAAATCCAGTGTTCCCTGCCACAAGCGGGGAAGGTGGGTTCGATTCCCATACGCTCCCGCCATACACAGGTCAGAGTATTACAGGATGAGTTATTCAGAAAAAGGTGTATGATGAAAAGGTTACTGCTCAATGTTCAGAAGGAATTCTGCGAGGAATGTTCTATTGCTCTGAGAAGATTCATAGGAAGAATGCCTGGAGTAGAATCAATAGAGACAGAGAGCGGAAGGATAGAGATAAAATTTAATGATTCTTTGATAAAGGAAGAGGAACTTCTTAAACTAACAAAGGATAGCATAGAGAAACTAGGATATAAGTTAAATGAAGACAACGCTTGATTGTTTTCCCTGCTTCCTTAAGCAGACAGTTATAGCCCTTAAACTTTCTCAGGCAGATGAAGCCCTCCAGAAGGAGGTCCTTTATGCTGTAAGTGATGAAATAAAGCTTACTGATCTTTCAAAACCACCTGCATGGACAACCACATTCATTCATAAAAGAATTAGAGAGATATTAAAAAGAGATCCATTCAGGGAAGTAAAAAGGGAGTATAATCAGATAGCCCTTTCCCTTTATCCTGAACTCAGAAGCATGGTTGAGAGAAGCAGCGATCCCCTATGGACCGCAACCAGGCTGGCAATAGCCGGTAATGTTATTGATTTTGGAATCTATACCGCTATTGATATCGAGAGCACAATACATAAGGCAATAAATGGAGGACTTGCCATTGACCATTTTGATTTATTCAGAAAGGAGGTCTCCTCAGCAAGGGAAATCCTTTATCTTCTTGACAATGCTGGTGAGATAGTTTTTGACAGAATTTTAATAGAGGTTCTCAAGAGCATGGGTAAGAAGACAATAGCAGTTGTAAAGGCAGCTCCTGTGCTTAATGATTGTACAATCACTGATGCTGAGGAGACCGGACTGAGCAGATTAACAGACATTATGGACAATGGTTCAGATGCCATAGGCACAATACTGGAATTCTGTTCTCCTGCCTTCAGGAAGACCTTTGAGAAAACACCACTCATTATCAGTAAAGGCCAGGGCAACTTTGAAACCCTGAATGCCTCTATTGTTAACAGAGAAATAAAATCAAAAAATATATTCTTTCTCTTTCAGTCTAAATGTGAGGTTGTCTCAAAGGCACTTGGACTGCCAGTGGGCTCTATGATTCTCTCCTCCTCTCAGATCTCTGCCTAAGGTTCCTTGAACCTCTCTGGGGCTGGCGGGGTTTAGCCTTATCAACAACAAGGTTCCTTTCCATGAAATTGCTGCCATTGAACATCTGAATGGCTTTGTCAGCATCTGCTGAATTTGCCATCTCCACAAAGCCAAAACCCTTTGATCTTCCCGTTGCCGGGTCTTTCACGAGCTTAGCAGATAAAACCTCTCCTGCCTTTGTAAAAAGGTCCTTGAGGTCATCCTCTGAAGCCCTGAAAGATACATTTCCTACGAACAGCTTGTTACTCACAGGTACATCCTCCTAAAAATAAAATTCCAGGGCAATGCCCTGGTGTGTGCAAAGGCACAATCTTAAAACCTATTTCCAGAATAACCTTAACTGCTATACAATAACTATGATGGAAAGGGCTCTGAATTGTCAAGAGGTGATAGAATGGAAGTTATAAAAATTAAAGAAACAGGCATGGAATATGCTATTGAAAAAGCCTTCAGCTGTCTTAAGAATTCAGGAATCATCGCTTATCCAACTGAGACAATTTATGGTCTGGGAGCTCTATATGATCATAAAGATGCTATAGATAGAATAATTAGACTCAAAGGCAGACCAGAGACAAAGGGAATTTTGCTTGTTGCAGGTTCTATTCATAGCGTCATGGAGATAGTGGAAGACATTCCTTATCAGTTAATGAAGCTTGCTGAAAAGTTCTGGCCCGGACCATTAACCATTGTTTTTAAGGCAAAACCCTTCATTTCAGAATTGTTAACAGGTGGAACGGGAAAGATAGCAATAAGAATACCAGGTCAATCCTTTGCCCTTGAGCTTGTCAGAAAAAAGGGACTCATCATAACCTCTACAAGTGCAAATCCCTCAGGATTACCTCCTGCAACTGATTCAGAAGAGATAAAAAAATATTTTCCAGAAGGTATAGATCTTCTTATTGATGGAGGCAGGATATACGGTAAACCTTCAACCATTGTGGATTTTGAAGAGGGCAGGATTAAAATTCTCAGAGAAGGAGCCATACCTAAAGAAGCGATCGAGCAGTTTAATGTATAATATATTTCTTAAAAAGAAATCTCCGGGAGGTCATCTTGCATATAGGTATTATAGGAACAGGTTATGTCGGTCTTGTAACAGGTGCATGCTTTGCAGAATTCGGAGTTTATGTTACCTGTGTGGATAAGGATCCCTTAAAGATAGAGGCCCTAAAAAAGGGTATTATACCTTTCTTTGAACCAGGACTTGAGAGCTTAGTAAATAAAAATATCAGGAATGGAAGGCTCAAATTCTCTACAGATATTGCTGATGCTGTAAGAGATACCCTTGTAATATTTATTGCTGTTGGAACCCCTCCCAGAGGAGATGGCTCGGCAGACCTAAGCTACGTGGAAGACGTGGCAAGACAGATTGCAAGAAATATGAATGGATATAAGGTTATCGTGACAAAGAGCACAGTACCTGTAGGAACAGGAGAAAGACTGAAAAAAATCATTTCAGAGAATCTTACAGAGCAGCATAGATTTGATATAGTCTCAAATCCGGAATTTCTCAGGGAAGGCTCAGCAATAGAGGACTTCATGAGACCAAACAG
Protein-coding sequences here:
- the larE gene encoding ATP-dependent sacrificial sulfur transferase LarE — its product is MQDEINISFIKDDHLIKKFKNLLDILKEIESAILAFSGGVDSSFLLKALKLSGIRFIAVTSVSDTMPEEDLLIARRLAEELQINHILIEGRELLDEAFIKNDRRRCFYCKSSLFRELMEIKERHGYNFILDGSTMDDLSDYRPGLEAAKMLGIRSPLIEAGLYKEEIRTLSRGLGLSTWNRPSSPCLSSRIPYGTRITPERLKRIGQAERVLKALGFQVVRVRDYWPVAMIEITQGEFINMLEKRDEVIRGIKLAGYTTVGIDLEGYRQGKLNE
- a CDS encoding Rne/Rng family ribonuclease; amino-acid sequence: MQNEILINSTKEEIRVALLEGGQIVEFYVERRRGASLVGNIYKGRIVKVLPGMQSAFVDIGLERAAFLYVGDIVIMDEVSTQFSELMNHEATQGHIEGTTQLNAQEGIYIKPQKASIDELIQEGQELLVQVAKDPIGTKGARVTAHITIPGRYVVFMPTIDHIGVSRRITDESERSRLKEIAERIKPKNGGIIVRTASEGCTEEELKRDLEFLLMLWDNILKKRDSQGAPLLLYSDLDLVLRTVRDMMGQNIERMIIDSEEDYNRVMDFVSLYFPKLKDKIELYDGQEPLFDAFGVEVDISRAMGRKVWLKSGGYIVIDQTEAMTVIDVNTGKFVGKESLEETVLKTNLEAVKEIAYQIRLRNLGGIIIIDFIDMEKPENRQKVFNAFVEMLKKDRVKSTILNISELGLIQMTRKRVRESITRILCEPCPYCDGRGYVKTPRTVCYEVFRKIRKIRPYMSTKLIVKVNPLVAELLTDEERQGVEELENIFNIKIVVQEDSRFHQEHFEIIQI
- a CDS encoding heavy-metal-associated domain-containing protein, yielding MKRLLLNVQKEFCEECSIALRRFIGRMPGVESIETESGRIEIKFNDSLIKEEELLKLTKDSIEKLGYKLNEDNA
- a CDS encoding ARMT1-like domain-containing protein, producing the protein MKTTLDCFPCFLKQTVIALKLSQADEALQKEVLYAVSDEIKLTDLSKPPAWTTTFIHKRIREILKRDPFREVKREYNQIALSLYPELRSMVERSSDPLWTATRLAIAGNVIDFGIYTAIDIESTIHKAINGGLAIDHFDLFRKEVSSAREILYLLDNAGEIVFDRILIEVLKSMGKKTIAVVKAAPVLNDCTITDAEETGLSRLTDIMDNGSDAIGTILEFCSPAFRKTFEKTPLIISKGQGNFETLNASIVNREIKSKNIFFLFQSKCEVVSKALGLPVGSMILSSSQISA
- a CDS encoding L-threonylcarbamoyladenylate synthase translates to MEVIKIKETGMEYAIEKAFSCLKNSGIIAYPTETIYGLGALYDHKDAIDRIIRLKGRPETKGILLVAGSIHSVMEIVEDIPYQLMKLAEKFWPGPLTIVFKAKPFISELLTGGTGKIAIRIPGQSFALELVRKKGLIITSTSANPSGLPPATDSEEIKKYFPEGIDLLIDGGRIYGKPSTIVDFEEGRIKILREGAIPKEAIEQFNV
- a CDS encoding TIGR03960 family B12-binding radical SAM protein — its product is MNLLRFQKPSRYINREWNSLYRYGEIKVALAFPDVYEIGMSHLGLRILYDILNSIEGVSAERVFAPWPDMEDYLRKNGIPLSSLESKRPLKEFDIIGFSLQYELSITTVLRMLDLSGIPVLREERRGLPIVIAGGPCTVNPAPYNRFFDALFIGEAEHSIKELVTTFKEWKINGDGQRESLLKAISQIEGFYVPGINSSARRVFIDDLNNAPYPVRPVIAHQAVHDRLNIEISRGCPKGCRFCQAGMIYRPVRERSVERILEIAEKSLSFTGYEEVSFTSLSAGDYSQLFILFQEFTRRFGRNHVALSLPSLRVGALRKEILRLLKSERKTGFTIAPEAGTERLRAVINKDFSDEDYERALRELFEEGWLNLKLYFMIGLPKETMEDLEGIIKMSLKALSTAKRFTRRFVNISVSISPFIPKPHTPFQWLGQLGLDELKERNNYLKERLKKKGINYREHNPEMSLVEAIISRGDEKIGELIFNVWRLGAGLEAWSEFFDFTKWIEAMHITGIDGIAVATSHYGPEKEFPWDRIDTGIEKSFLLKEYKKALEEKKTPGCDRLCSACGIESAFRCQTLKQKSFSALQTPYSTVHIPSYTLNSPDFSISSSPSMLRIRAEFSKTGELKYLSHLEMLRLIERALRRAKIPLIYTEGFHPAPKISFGPALPVGVEGLREYFDMIVDSCIINLDEQSGKTEQLISREKDSFSKKCSALIKHCSIINSLLPEGIKVNKLFIVPMKIPSLSSFIKGYEYIVKTSSSELRLRLREGLEKTLINELKEFNLLDDGFRLFLVESEQRKIKILELLKTILDKGMNTQDLYNIEIIRTGIFGFINDIPVRPDEMILE
- a CDS encoding RNA-binding protein, with protein sequence MSNKLFVGNVSFRASEDDLKDLFTKAGEVLSAKLVKDPATGRSKGFGFVEMANSADADKAIQMFNGSNFMERNLVVDKAKPRQPQRGSRNLRQRSERRRES